One region of Carassius carassius chromosome 41, fCarCar2.1, whole genome shotgun sequence genomic DNA includes:
- the LOC132123061 gene encoding L-amino-acid oxidase-like, which yields VSAVLALILGFTYHAGGNMEEDPLFKCLQDSDYDYLRKLTEQGLPPAKYPQHVIVIGAGAAGLTAAKFLEDAGHKVTIIEASDRIGGRILTHRDEEGWYAELGAMRIPSFHSILMTFATKLGLPFGPFKQDDDNTYYFINGFRYKTYTVKQNPDVLNYPVYDWEKGKSARELFDKALGKLKDDLQRMGCEKMLNKYDSYSVKEYLVNVGNLSRGALRMIGDILNENSFFYTALTEMLYIQCDISDNETYYEFEDGFESFPKAFYTVLNGTILKNSKVQAISQMQDNVTVLYEDRRNHGTLTSITADYVLVTATAKATLLIDFKPPLSAEKMEALRALHYSSSTKVVLSFSKKFWKDDGIQGGKSITDLPSRFIHYPSHNFSGISGGAVLASYTSSDDAAFLQTINEEDLKDLVLSDLVKIHGEHIRQLYTGGVVKKWGMDPYSHGAFAIFTPFQMRDYSMSIVQNEGRIYFAGEHTARPHGWIETAMKSALRASDKINNNAK from the exons GTATCTGCAGTGCTGGCACTGATCTTGGGTTTCACCTACCATGCTGGAGGAAATATGGAAGAAGATCCCCTTTTCAAATGCTTACAAGACTCTGATTATGATTACCTTCGGAAGCTAACAGAACAAGGTCTGCCTCCAGCGAAGTACCCTCAGCATGTGATAGTCATCGGAGCAGGTGCTGCTGGACTCACTGCTGCCAAGTTCCTGGAGGATGCGGGACATAAG GTGACGATTATTGAGGCAAGTGACCGCATAGGTGGAAGAATTCTAACACATAGGGATGAAGAGGGCTGGTATGCAGAACTTGGTGCCATGAGGATCCCAAGTTTCCACAG CATTCTCATGACTTTTGCAACAAAGCTGGGCCTGCCGTTTGGACCCTTTAAACAGGACGACGACAACACTTATTATTTCATAAATGGATTTCGCTATAAAACCTACACTGTAAAGCAGAATCCAGATGTTCTGAACTACCCTGTGTATGACTGGGAGAAGGGCAAAAGTGCCAGAGAACTGTTTGACAAGGCTTTGGGCAAG TTAAAAGATGATCTGCAGAGAATGGGCTGTGAGAAGATGTTAAACAAATATGATTCATACTCAGTTAAG GAGTATTTAGTGAACGTGGGAAATTTGAGCAGAGGGGCTTTGCGGATGATTGGTGATATCCTGAATGAGAACAGCTTCTTCTACACGGCCCTCACTGAGATGCTCTACATCCAGTGTGATATAAGTGACAATGAAAC GTATTATGAATTTGAAGATGGCTTTGAATCATTCCCTAAAGCGTTCTACACTGTGCTAAATGGCACAATTCTTAAGAACTCAAAAGTCCAGGCCATCAGTCAAATGCAGGACAACGTGACAGTTTTGTACGAAGACAGGCGTAACCACGGCACCCTGACAAGCATTACTGCTGATTATGTGTTGGTGACGGCCACAGCCAAAGCAACGCTCCTCATTGACTTTAAACCTCCTCTGTCGGCTGAAAAGATGGAAGCACTGCGAGCGCTGCACTATTCCAGCTCCACAAAAGTAGTGCTGAGTTTCAGCAAAAAGTTCTGGAAGGATGATGGCATTCAGGGAGGGAAAAGCATCACAGATCTGCCATCACGTTTCATTCACTACCCAAGTCATAATTTCTCTGGTATATCAGGCGGGGCTGTGTTGGCTTCTTACACCTCCTCTGATGATGCTGCATTTCTACAGACTATCAATGAAGAGGACTTGAAGGATCTGGTGTTGAGTGACCTGGTGAAGATCCATGGAGAACACATCCGCCAGCTCTACACCGGGGGTGTTGTGAAAAAGTGGGGAATGGATCCTTACAGCCACGGCGCCTTTGCCATCTTCACTCCATTCCAGATGAGAGACTATAGTATGTCTATAGTCCAGAACGAGGGGAGGATTTACTTTGCAGGAGAGCACACGGCCAGACCTCATGGCTGGATTGAAACCGCCATGAAATCTGCTCTGAGAGCttcagataaaataaataacaatgcaAAGTAA